A genomic stretch from uncultured Pseudodesulfovibrio sp. includes:
- a CDS encoding tetratricopeptide repeat protein yields the protein MKSCISLLLALTVLCTAGCAKVIGPYYLEQEKYAEGIEVLGERFRENPDDASSAFYVGRYYLALNKPEEGLPYLEKAVSLAPDNADYVFWTGVGYWAILDFEREEAAYKQALLLDPKHISANLYLGHGYVDRGKWAKALSQYDTVLALDKYNPEALYNRAVALEGLGKKTEEIAAWKKFLEYYPDGSLAMEATARLNLQGDFLYRNFIIGKRNVTLRSMTFKPGTTSLDADSQASLDVLSAMMLANEQLTVHIVAFQQGDAERAKVNAKAVRDSLLNGHSDIDPARLPLSWFGTAELIDLGENTFTLDRSVKFITEIK from the coding sequence GTGAAAAGCTGCATATCGTTGTTGTTGGCGTTGACTGTGCTGTGCACGGCCGGTTGTGCCAAAGTTATTGGACCATACTACCTTGAACAGGAAAAGTATGCGGAGGGAATTGAGGTTCTTGGCGAGCGTTTTCGAGAGAATCCGGATGACGCTTCTTCAGCTTTTTATGTCGGACGATATTATTTGGCATTGAATAAGCCCGAGGAAGGGCTCCCCTATCTGGAAAAGGCCGTCTCATTGGCCCCGGATAACGCTGACTACGTATTTTGGACGGGTGTCGGATACTGGGCGATACTTGATTTTGAGCGGGAAGAAGCCGCTTACAAACAGGCTTTGCTCCTTGATCCAAAACATATTTCGGCCAACCTGTACCTTGGCCACGGATACGTGGACCGAGGAAAGTGGGCCAAAGCCCTTTCCCAGTATGACACGGTTCTTGCTCTGGATAAATATAACCCCGAAGCCCTGTATAACCGGGCTGTTGCACTGGAAGGACTGGGGAAGAAGACTGAGGAGATTGCGGCCTGGAAGAAGTTTCTTGAGTATTACCCTGATGGGAGTCTGGCCATGGAGGCCACGGCGCGACTCAATCTGCAAGGAGACTTCCTCTATCGCAATTTTATCATCGGAAAACGTAACGTTACGCTCAGGAGCATGACGTTCAAACCGGGAACAACATCTCTGGATGCCGACAGTCAGGCATCGCTGGATGTGTTGAGTGCCATGATGCTGGCCAATGAACAATTGACAGTACACATCGTGGCTTTTCAACAAGGTGATGCGGAGCGGGCAAAGGTGAACGCTAAAGCCGTGCGAGATTCTTTGCTGAACGGACATTCGGATATTGATCCAGCCAGGCTGCCTCTTAGCTGGTTTGGAACTGCCGAGTTGATCGATCTGGGTGAGAATACTTTTACCCTTGATCGTTCGGTGAAATTCATTACCGAAATAAAATAG
- a CDS encoding helix-turn-helix domain-containing protein, whose protein sequence is MFESIKKIYVVCAALVLVMLLAAPGAFAQTDEVDAGDTDVAVDAAEADADDETPAFANPAQAAKADALAAAVAEVSAQAVADAEQAVSDAEAAVAEAQAAVDAAEEDTQEETDALAALEVANTALTAAQTSADEAIASAASIDVGAIASMRAEDMGWGEIAKELGVHPSTLGLGHKHRQKTKNAGVESNLQVAAVNGKAVSKTNRNVKSGVAETPGVSGGKGSKAVGLSRASAKAKSGAKGSKSSKGASSSDGRGNSGNKGNGNSGNKGKGNSGNNGKGNNK, encoded by the coding sequence GTGTTTGAATCTATTAAGAAAATATATGTAGTATGCGCCGCATTGGTGCTTGTTATGTTGCTTGCCGCTCCTGGAGCGTTTGCACAGACTGATGAAGTTGACGCCGGCGATACGGATGTGGCTGTTGACGCCGCAGAAGCTGATGCTGATGATGAAACGCCTGCCTTTGCCAATCCGGCTCAGGCTGCCAAGGCCGATGCTCTGGCTGCTGCCGTAGCAGAAGTCAGCGCGCAGGCTGTTGCGGACGCCGAACAGGCTGTCAGTGATGCTGAAGCTGCCGTGGCCGAAGCTCAGGCCGCCGTCGATGCCGCTGAAGAAGATACTCAGGAAGAGACTGACGCTCTTGCAGCATTAGAGGTTGCCAATACCGCTTTGACTGCGGCTCAGACCTCAGCGGATGAAGCCATCGCCAGTGCAGCGTCAATTGATGTGGGCGCAATTGCTTCCATGCGCGCCGAGGATATGGGATGGGGTGAGATTGCCAAGGAATTGGGAGTGCATCCCAGTACATTGGGCCTGGGACACAAGCATCGGCAAAAGACGAAGAATGCAGGTGTTGAATCAAATCTTCAGGTTGCCGCAGTGAACGGTAAGGCCGTAAGCAAGACCAACCGCAATGTTAAATCCGGTGTGGCCGAGACTCCCGGCGTTTCCGGTGGTAAAGGGTCCAAGGCTGTCGGCTTGAGCCGTGCTTCCGCCAAGGCAAAGTCCGGAGCCAAGGGTTCCAAGTCCTCCAAGGGGGCTTCGTCTTCGGATGGCCGAGGTAATTCCGGAAACAAGGGCAACGGTAATTCCGGAAATAAAGGCAAAGGCAACTCCGGAAATAATGGTAAGGGCAACAATAAATAG
- a CDS encoding HD domain-containing phosphohydrolase — MTEFSASDLFDETYLQISHNILDSFPKFRPPVDLYVYDPALAQVKKYHKAGARLGVNRQTAVAGFAVENRLFLLRDDYREYAKHLSKRLGLLLVEEGFSPVEVAEIFFIAFRDRMEQFLEQPQQKVLESLVKDIAVLAEYLWIDPGRVEFLTRTLDKEYSLAVHSTNSMFIGLTLHVHAAGRAVEKEGLARVALGLLLHDLGMVQVPRFIRDKKQFLVRRDRESIENHIDAGLKMLHRLKVTDPVVLDCMRQHHERTDGSGYPDRRSGKDISMTGKLCAVADSFSAMIGVRPYRSSKDVTEAALGLIGDRGKYEPTLIKLLSEALVEGGWMVEAGKPV, encoded by the coding sequence ATGACGGAATTTTCGGCAAGCGATTTATTTGACGAGACATATCTGCAAATCAGCCACAATATTTTGGATAGTTTTCCAAAATTTCGCCCACCGGTTGATCTGTATGTCTATGACCCTGCTCTCGCGCAGGTGAAAAAATACCACAAGGCAGGGGCTCGTCTTGGGGTAAACAGGCAGACTGCGGTCGCCGGATTTGCTGTCGAAAACAGGCTGTTTCTGCTCAGGGATGATTATCGGGAGTATGCCAAGCACTTGAGCAAACGACTCGGGCTTTTGCTGGTTGAAGAAGGGTTCAGTCCCGTGGAGGTGGCGGAAATCTTTTTCATCGCTTTCCGGGACAGAATGGAACAATTCCTTGAACAGCCGCAGCAAAAAGTGCTTGAGTCGTTGGTCAAGGACATTGCCGTGTTGGCCGAATACCTCTGGATAGACCCTGGTCGGGTGGAGTTCCTGACCCGGACTCTGGACAAGGAATACAGTCTTGCTGTGCACTCCACCAATTCCATGTTCATTGGGTTGACTCTGCATGTGCATGCCGCAGGCAGGGCTGTGGAGAAAGAAGGGCTGGCCCGTGTGGCTCTGGGGTTGCTTCTGCACGATCTGGGTATGGTTCAGGTCCCTCGTTTTATCAGGGATAAAAAACAGTTTCTGGTGCGGCGTGACCGGGAATCAATCGAGAATCATATTGATGCAGGATTGAAGATGCTGCACCGCCTCAAGGTGACTGATCCTGTCGTGTTGGATTGTATGCGCCAGCATCATGAGCGTACTGATGGGAGTGGCTATCCGGACAGACGGTCCGGCAAGGATATCTCCATGACCGGGAAGTTGTGTGCAGTGGCAGATTCTTTTTCTGCCATGATAGGTGTCCGTCCGTATCGTTCCTCGAAGGATGTGACCGAGGCAGCCCTTGGCCTGATAGGGGACAGGGGGAAGTATGAACCGACGCTGATCAAACTGTTGAGCGAGGCTTTGGTTGAAGGCGGTTGGATGGTCGAGGCTGGAAAGCCGGTATAG
- a CDS encoding transporter substrate-binding domain-containing protein gives MLYRPYSHMAIVSHCITIMVLLMILSAPSMAGQRQKLIITHDANYEPLVYKDEQGLPQGYLIDFWKHFGEANNIDISFKLGSWKESMDWVRNGQADVHGGLFFTMERATFLDFGEPITGLSAAIYITKGLTWNDFLSRPIGVVKGGYAEFFMQTVWSSRQVKSFPQARDMIQAAVAGKIKAFIADQPIAVFYLREFKGQDLLLKYEETYSSQLRVATAKGRNDLNALLHQGWARMDVKKLNYIRGKWFLDVGHDNKWILTGVLVTALIIFIGLLFRILGQKYPPPQE, from the coding sequence ATGCTTTACCGCCCATACTCCCATATGGCCATTGTGTCCCATTGTATAACGATCATGGTTCTGCTGATGATCCTGTCTGCCCCATCCATGGCCGGGCAAAGACAGAAATTGATCATAACGCACGATGCCAACTACGAACCACTTGTCTACAAAGATGAACAAGGACTTCCACAAGGATATCTGATCGATTTCTGGAAGCACTTCGGTGAAGCCAACAATATCGATATCAGCTTCAAACTGGGCAGTTGGAAAGAATCCATGGACTGGGTGCGTAACGGTCAGGCAGATGTCCACGGAGGATTGTTCTTCACAATGGAACGGGCGACCTTTCTCGATTTCGGCGAACCCATTACGGGACTGTCGGCAGCCATATACATAACCAAGGGGCTGACATGGAATGACTTTCTCAGTCGTCCCATTGGTGTAGTAAAAGGCGGGTATGCCGAATTCTTCATGCAAACAGTGTGGTCAAGCCGTCAGGTAAAAAGTTTTCCGCAGGCCCGGGACATGATCCAAGCCGCCGTGGCGGGCAAAATCAAGGCCTTTATCGCTGACCAGCCTATTGCGGTGTTCTATCTGCGAGAATTCAAGGGCCAGGATCTGTTGCTGAAGTACGAAGAAACATACAGCAGCCAATTAAGAGTAGCCACAGCCAAGGGCCGGAACGATCTGAACGCATTGTTACACCAGGGCTGGGCACGAATGGATGTGAAAAAGCTCAACTATATTCGCGGCAAATGGTTTCTGGATGTAGGACATGACAACAAATGGATTCTGACCGGCGTACTCGTCACTGCACTGATCATCTTCATCGGCCTGCTATTTAGAATCCTTGGACAAAAGTATCCTCCACCACAAGAGTAA
- a CDS encoding GNAT family N-acetyltransferase, protein MNNEIALRFDTTGVDWTLAADIMQRAPLSSREPHKLEKAFGNSDLVCFAWHGDDLVGMARALSDGVYQSVIYDLCMLPDYQGKHLGTRMIQAMIKRLATPNVVLWAVPGKEGFYARFGFKPMLTAMALVENPERTAGQGYILL, encoded by the coding sequence ATGAATAATGAGATAGCACTGCGCTTTGATACGACCGGCGTAGACTGGACTCTTGCCGCCGATATCATGCAGCGCGCGCCGCTCAGTTCCCGGGAACCGCACAAACTCGAAAAAGCTTTCGGCAACAGTGATCTGGTATGTTTCGCATGGCACGGTGACGACCTCGTCGGCATGGCCCGCGCCCTGTCAGACGGCGTATACCAATCCGTGATTTATGATCTCTGCATGCTGCCCGACTATCAGGGGAAACATCTGGGAACCAGGATGATACAGGCCATGATCAAACGGCTGGCGACACCCAACGTGGTCTTGTGGGCCGTTCCGGGCAAGGAAGGGTTTTATGCCCGGTTCGGATTCAAACCCATGCTGACCGCCATGGCTCTGGTTGAAAACCCGGAGCGAACCGCAGGACAAGGGTACATCCTCCTCTAG
- a CDS encoding acyl-ACP thioesterase domain-containing protein has product MTAPNTLTLEHNYDVQSYEPRPDGRVSITSVCNYLQDAASRHADSLGFGLHDLRQSGHFWVLARLHVMMDRMPGFGEQVRILTWPSENERLVALRDFLIHDQNGLIGRATSSWATINIETHRPDNPETVLDAKFIPNHDHSIVFPSKAVTRLKHGEHAAGIEARRADIDINGHVNNVKYIEFCMESVPLELIESHRCMGLDIQFRTESFAGETYQAICSQGEPDNGMETFQHALTRVSDNREIVRMKTWWSQA; this is encoded by the coding sequence ATGACAGCACCGAACACGCTCACTCTCGAACACAACTACGACGTACAGTCCTATGAACCTCGCCCAGATGGTCGAGTGTCAATAACCTCCGTCTGCAATTATCTTCAGGATGCAGCCTCGCGACATGCCGACTCGCTCGGATTCGGACTGCATGACCTACGACAAAGTGGACATTTTTGGGTATTGGCACGGCTTCATGTCATGATGGACCGGATGCCGGGATTCGGGGAACAAGTCCGTATTCTGACATGGCCTTCGGAGAATGAACGACTTGTCGCACTGCGCGACTTTCTCATCCACGACCAAAACGGACTCATAGGGCGCGCTACTTCTTCATGGGCTACCATCAATATTGAAACCCATCGACCGGACAACCCTGAGACTGTGCTGGATGCAAAATTCATCCCGAACCATGACCACTCCATCGTCTTTCCATCCAAGGCCGTCACCCGCCTCAAACACGGTGAACATGCTGCGGGCATAGAGGCACGACGCGCCGATATCGACATCAACGGGCACGTCAACAACGTAAAATACATTGAATTCTGCATGGAGTCCGTTCCATTGGAATTAATCGAATCACACAGATGTATGGGGCTGGACATTCAGTTCCGCACTGAATCCTTTGCCGGTGAGACCTATCAGGCTATCTGTTCACAGGGGGAGCCGGATAACGGCATGGAGACATTCCAGCATGCCCTCACACGGGTTTCTGACAATCGGGAAATAGTCCGCATGAAAACATGGTGGAGTCAGGCATGA
- a CDS encoding MarC family protein: MTNLFISLYIKLFFLLTPFFVLSVFLSFIEDMSVPEQRKLAVRVTISVLIIVLILYFAGNPIFSTLGITLDGFRIGAGSLLFLSAVSLVSGKRARPEPEDDTDIAVVPLAIPITVGPATIGTLLILGAELGDPTNRLVGAASLVAACLTVGLMLFIAPALKRIIGSMGLAVLTKITGLILSAMAAQIVFTGVANFMS, encoded by the coding sequence GTGACAAATCTCTTTATATCTCTATATATCAAGCTCTTTTTTCTGCTGACGCCTTTTTTCGTGCTGTCAGTATTCCTGTCGTTCATCGAAGACATGTCCGTGCCTGAACAACGGAAACTGGCGGTACGCGTAACCATCTCCGTGTTGATTATTGTACTGATACTGTATTTTGCCGGAAACCCCATCTTTTCGACATTGGGCATTACACTGGATGGATTCCGCATTGGAGCGGGAAGCCTGCTGTTCCTGTCTGCCGTTTCTCTGGTATCCGGCAAGCGAGCCCGTCCGGAGCCGGAAGACGACACGGATATAGCCGTAGTGCCGCTGGCCATCCCCATTACCGTGGGACCGGCCACTATCGGTACGCTGCTCATTCTCGGTGCAGAGCTTGGCGACCCGACCAACAGGTTGGTGGGTGCAGCTTCACTGGTAGCCGCCTGTTTGACCGTAGGACTGATGCTCTTTATCGCCCCGGCCCTGAAACGCATCATCGGCTCCATGGGCCTTGCAGTGCTCACCAAGATCACAGGGTTGATCCTTTCGGCCATGGCGGCGCAGATCGTTTTCACAGGCGTTGCGAATTTCATGTCGTAA
- a CDS encoding AAA family ATPase — protein sequence MLELLRIKNLALIEDVELEFSPGLNTLTGETGAGKSFIMRAVDFLMGERMDKNLVRPGNEKASVEALFVLPEGETVIRRELSAETGRSRVYVNDALSSQPTIRDMRSKLIIHTSQHGQQKLLSPAFQSEILDSFIPDQSLLTQRNERLAVLKDVLERKHHLNEKYDDIEKQRDFLEYQKKEIDAVDPQPDEENDLEERKKILKDRERAGECLQNALDILHGEIGMLDNMTLLTREMEIIARLFPGFDEDREAIEELRIRLHDLDSRLRRGPGDMDEDEPMSLDDIEARLFELAKLKRKLKRGLDDIVTMKTEIDESLSFLDACALDMKNLSREEAAAATSLQGILAEVNKARKKAAKELSIRIVDELYDLGFSEHIKVHFEFDARELYPGCDDMRGRLMWVPNPGQPAQPLDKIASGGELSRFLLALVTMRGNNTKDHEALPSLIFDEVDAGIGGLTLNSVGGKLRALADRQQMLLITHWPQLASKADRHFFIKKEVLGGETYTRCDRLGTDAIMDELSRMAGGGEQGRALAEKIVK from the coding sequence ATGCTTGAACTTCTGCGGATCAAGAATCTTGCCCTCATAGAAGATGTCGAACTGGAATTTTCTCCGGGGTTAAACACACTCACGGGTGAAACTGGTGCAGGTAAATCTTTCATCATGCGAGCCGTGGATTTTCTCATGGGCGAACGCATGGACAAAAACCTGGTCCGGCCCGGCAACGAGAAGGCATCCGTAGAAGCGCTGTTCGTGCTGCCCGAAGGCGAAACCGTCATTCGTCGAGAACTGTCCGCCGAAACGGGCCGCAGCCGTGTCTACGTCAACGATGCACTGTCTTCCCAACCGACCATCCGTGACATGCGCTCAAAGCTCATCATACACACCAGTCAGCATGGACAGCAGAAACTTCTCTCCCCGGCTTTTCAGTCGGAGATTCTTGATTCGTTCATCCCTGACCAGTCCCTTCTGACTCAACGCAATGAGCGGCTCGCCGTGCTTAAAGACGTGCTGGAACGCAAGCATCATCTCAACGAAAAATATGACGACATAGAAAAACAGCGTGATTTTCTCGAATACCAGAAAAAGGAAATTGACGCCGTAGACCCGCAGCCTGATGAAGAGAACGACCTTGAGGAGCGCAAAAAAATTCTCAAGGACCGGGAACGTGCTGGCGAATGTCTGCAAAATGCACTGGACATCCTGCACGGCGAAATCGGCATGCTCGACAACATGACGCTGCTCACCCGCGAAATGGAAATCATCGCCCGGCTTTTCCCCGGGTTCGACGAAGACCGTGAGGCCATTGAGGAGCTGCGCATCCGACTGCACGATCTGGATTCGCGGCTCAGACGAGGGCCTGGCGACATGGATGAAGACGAACCCATGAGTCTCGATGACATTGAGGCACGCCTTTTCGAACTGGCCAAGCTCAAACGCAAACTGAAACGAGGACTGGACGACATCGTCACCATGAAGACGGAGATAGATGAAAGCCTTTCCTTCCTCGACGCCTGTGCTCTGGACATGAAAAACCTGTCCCGCGAAGAGGCCGCAGCAGCAACCAGCCTTCAGGGGATACTTGCCGAGGTCAACAAGGCCCGAAAAAAAGCGGCAAAAGAGCTTTCCATTCGCATCGTAGACGAATTATATGATCTCGGATTTTCCGAGCATATCAAGGTGCATTTCGAGTTCGACGCACGCGAACTATATCCCGGTTGCGATGACATGCGTGGACGCCTCATGTGGGTACCCAACCCCGGCCAACCGGCCCAGCCTCTCGACAAGATAGCTTCCGGCGGTGAACTCTCCCGGTTCCTGCTCGCATTGGTCACCATGCGTGGCAACAACACCAAGGATCACGAAGCGCTCCCCTCTCTCATATTTGATGAAGTCGATGCCGGGATTGGAGGCTTGACACTCAACTCGGTTGGCGGCAAACTCCGCGCCCTTGCAGACCGCCAGCAAATGTTACTCATCACGCACTGGCCGCAACTGGCAAGCAAGGCCGACCGCCACTTCTTCATCAAGAAGGAAGTGCTGGGCGGTGAGACCTACACCCGTTGTGACAGGCTGGGTACTGACGCCATCATGGATGAGTTGTCCCGCATGGCCGGCGGCGGAGAACAAGGTCGGGCACTGGCTGAAAAAATAGTAAAATAG
- a CDS encoding alginate lyase family protein: MAILLAAPAFAGPNLPETIVLSPTVLYQTKKRVMHRDPMVLPAYNQLIAEAELAADASIESVTFKKKAGPSNDRRDYWSLSPDWWPNPKTRNKLPYVQRNGDANPEAATDTYDRSRLSRMAKNSMTLALAWYLTGNEKYASHGTALIWAWCGDASTRARPNMLYAHSRPGVAEGHHSGIIETRDLIRVVDAAQILEPSQAWSKATSRTVKKWFSKYAHWLMHSEFGRREALSRDHHGTWFDAQVAVYAMYTGDTTLARSIIGTAERRRIVRQIMPDGSMPYELEQPRSRNATFSTLEAYAVLACVGERLNIDLWNWADPVGPSIRQALNFAAPYIDPQKKWPHGGTSSFDPYRYVPLFRRAALVYKDSRYLDYLHELPVTDLTRDRSILFY, translated from the coding sequence ATGGCCATCCTGTTGGCTGCCCCGGCTTTCGCCGGTCCCAACCTGCCCGAAACCATCGTACTCTCACCAACCGTTCTGTATCAGACGAAAAAACGTGTCATGCATCGCGACCCCATGGTCTTGCCCGCCTACAACCAACTCATCGCCGAGGCTGAGCTCGCCGCGGACGCATCGATCGAATCCGTCACTTTCAAGAAAAAAGCCGGCCCGAGCAATGACCGTCGAGACTACTGGTCGCTCTCACCGGACTGGTGGCCGAATCCAAAAACCAGGAACAAGTTACCGTACGTCCAACGAAACGGGGACGCCAACCCTGAAGCAGCGACAGATACGTATGACCGTTCCCGGCTTTCACGCATGGCCAAAAACTCCATGACACTCGCTCTGGCATGGTATCTCACCGGCAACGAGAAATATGCAAGCCACGGCACGGCACTCATCTGGGCGTGGTGCGGCGACGCTTCAACCCGCGCCAGACCGAACATGCTCTATGCACACTCTCGCCCGGGCGTGGCAGAAGGGCATCACAGCGGCATCATCGAGACCCGTGATCTGATCCGGGTTGTGGATGCGGCTCAAATCCTGGAACCATCCCAGGCCTGGTCCAAAGCAACCAGCCGCACGGTAAAAAAATGGTTTTCAAAATACGCTCACTGGCTCATGCACAGCGAATTCGGACGCCGCGAAGCTCTCTCCCGAGACCACCACGGCACATGGTTTGACGCACAGGTCGCGGTGTACGCCATGTACACAGGTGACACGACTCTAGCCCGTTCCATCATCGGCACGGCTGAACGCCGGCGTATCGTGCGCCAGATCATGCCGGATGGCTCCATGCCCTATGAACTGGAACAGCCACGATCACGCAACGCCACCTTTTCAACACTTGAAGCTTACGCAGTTCTTGCCTGTGTGGGAGAACGACTGAATATTGATCTCTGGAACTGGGCAGACCCTGTCGGCCCATCCATCCGGCAGGCTCTGAACTTTGCCGCACCCTATATCGACCCGCAAAAGAAATGGCCGCACGGAGGCACAAGTTCATTCGACCCATACCGCTACGTTCCTCTTTTCCGCAGGGCCGCACTGGTGTATAAGGACAGTCGCTACCTTGATTATTTACACGAGTTGCCCGTGACAGACCTTACGCGGGACCGCTCGATACTTTTTTACTAG
- a CDS encoding ABC transporter permease — protein sequence MKRKPLKPVSPWARHALLIVGCLIVGLMSLAAVFAPLLAPFDPNLINVDALLLPPSPTHLMGTDALGRDVFSRILFGGRVSLWVGFVAVGIATSIGLVLGLTAGYFGRFVDEIIMRGVDVMLCFPSFFLILAVIAFLEPSLTNIMIVIGLTGWMGVARLVRAETLSIRERDYVLAARATGAGPIRIIFLHIMPNAIAPVLVSATLGIAGAILTESSLSFLGLGVQPPNASWGNILMEGKEVLGIAWWLSVFPGLAILFTVLGYNLLGESLRDLLDPRLKQ from the coding sequence ATGAAACGCAAGCCGCTGAAACCCGTTTCCCCATGGGCACGGCATGCCCTGCTCATCGTTGGTTGTCTCATCGTGGGGCTCATGTCTCTGGCCGCCGTGTTCGCTCCCTTGCTCGCACCGTTCGACCCCAATCTTATCAATGTAGACGCCCTGCTCCTTCCGCCATCGCCGACGCATCTCATGGGCACGGACGCACTGGGCCGGGATGTATTCTCACGCATCCTGTTCGGCGGACGGGTCTCACTCTGGGTAGGCTTTGTCGCCGTAGGTATTGCCACGTCCATCGGCCTGGTCCTCGGCCTGACCGCTGGATACTTCGGTCGTTTTGTGGATGAAATCATCATGCGCGGCGTCGATGTCATGCTCTGCTTCCCATCCTTTTTCCTGATCCTGGCGGTCATTGCCTTTCTTGAACCGAGTCTGACCAACATCATGATAGTCATCGGCCTGACCGGTTGGATGGGCGTAGCCCGATTGGTACGCGCCGAGACCTTGAGCATTCGCGAACGTGACTACGTGCTCGCTGCGCGAGCCACTGGCGCCGGACCAATCCGCATCATCTTCCTGCATATCATGCCCAATGCTATCGCCCCGGTGCTTGTATCCGCCACCCTTGGCATCGCCGGTGCCATCCTGACCGAATCATCCCTGTCGTTTCTGGGCCTCGGTGTACAGCCGCCCAACGCCTCCTGGGGAAACATACTCATGGAAGGCAAGGAAGTGTTGGGCATCGCATGGTGGCTGTCAGTCTTCCCCGGCCTCGCCATCCTGTTCACGGTACTCGGCTACAATCTGCTCGGTGAATCCCTGCGTGACCTGCTTGACCCGAGGCTGAAACAATGA
- a CDS encoding ABC transporter permease, giving the protein MAQVLKRILIKLLWVGVVFLGITVISFWVIHLAPGSPTDLQTTLNPDAGIEARAQLEKLYGLDKPLHIQYANWLKRLVQLDFGQSMSGDHRPVWDKIKERLPLTFGMNVASMILTLLIAVPIGVTAAWWRGGVFDKLSTVVVFIGFAMPGFWLALLLMLWLGISWPILPISGLTSMGYDTMSPMGKLWDVTKHLILPIFIYTSGSWAGMSRFMRSSMLEVLRQDYIMTARAKGLSSRVVLFKHALRNALMPVITILGLSVPALIGGSVIIESIFALPGLGQLFYQAVMSRDYPLIMGSLVLGAVLTLIGNLLADIGYGLADPRIRVGQGGKR; this is encoded by the coding sequence ATGGCACAAGTTCTGAAACGGATACTTATCAAACTGCTGTGGGTGGGCGTGGTGTTTCTCGGCATCACGGTTATCAGCTTCTGGGTCATTCATCTGGCCCCGGGGTCGCCCACGGACCTTCAGACCACGTTGAATCCTGACGCCGGGATTGAAGCGCGCGCCCAGCTCGAAAAGCTCTACGGTCTGGATAAGCCACTGCACATTCAGTATGCCAACTGGTTGAAAAGACTGGTTCAGCTCGACTTCGGCCAGTCCATGTCCGGCGATCATCGTCCGGTCTGGGACAAGATCAAGGAACGACTGCCACTGACATTCGGCATGAACGTGGCCTCCATGATCCTGACCCTGCTCATAGCGGTGCCCATAGGCGTGACTGCGGCCTGGTGGCGTGGAGGTGTCTTTGACAAGCTCTCAACCGTGGTCGTATTCATCGGCTTTGCCATGCCCGGATTCTGGCTTGCCCTTCTGCTCATGCTCTGGCTCGGTATTTCCTGGCCCATCCTGCCAATTTCCGGCCTGACATCCATGGGATACGACACCATGTCACCCATGGGGAAATTATGGGATGTGACCAAACATCTCATCCTTCCTATTTTTATTTACACCTCCGGCTCATGGGCAGGCATGTCCCGATTCATGCGATCATCCATGCTTGAAGTCCTGCGTCAGGACTACATCATGACCGCACGGGCAAAGGGGCTGTCCAGTCGCGTGGTCTTGTTCAAGCATGCTCTGCGTAACGCACTCATGCCGGTCATCACAATTCTCGGGCTGTCGGTTCCGGCACTGATCGGCGGCTCTGTCATCATCGAATCAATCTTTGCCCTGCCCGGTCTCGGACAACTTTTCTATCAGGCGGTCATGTCCCGAGACTATCCGCTCATCATGGGGTCACTTGTTCTGGGCGCAGTATTGACACTTATCGGCAACCTTCTGGCCGACATAGGCTACGGCCTGGCTGATCCACGTATCCGCGTAGGGCAGGGAGGCAAGCGATGA